A part of Aricia agestis chromosome 13, ilAriAges1.1, whole genome shotgun sequence genomic DNA contains:
- the LOC121733105 gene encoding titin isoform X3, with amino-acid sequence MSEGDVSLIRDEDVLRRMWQQTEDFSRKKEIRTHMYKLREERLRNLYSPEPSAEGKGYEFTSTQDHVKSFADQSFQSIKSKEVRDAGSPPKEFSYRGQDLKELSNAGWNVESESKSTNDGHTHVKSTNANIEGRYDVDGGHGQFAAVDKHKQAVTEYEDGNTKLKRNENSTCSAAHEQVVRQLDDGSHFSSTTSSSSSKSKFEQVSSKQETVPYPITNDNYEITSKKIDDNANESRTYKKERVVETSDYDQRIKTDYEQGDLLSRKVEYPDENTKVIVETRSLPDGTRVTSTRREFCGPVVQTSHSTASNSESKFSSHTSSNKHYHSSQSSSEILREIGDNRNIVDSQRNIDKIDFDRRQDDHTSMRRESSDRMEYKNQKNNETHQKETTKIYHDDQISVKENKNIQNKVNEQNFYSKSEEHTNKFTQSNTKNDVENKTTTHNYEKTYEIDDTQRKISNDWSPAQQAWASTLRADTPTGTSTRASSPGAKTFKSSSSSLRSSVSPDKTYRKPSSRGGSPSKIDRHSPTRNSSNHFSSTHSTYSVSETNSSRNTSVERNLPRTRSPNKPTVGSDSYSNRPRSSQSPEKVPHYNENKRSPSLDKETNTNKRPNQSPDRNLYSPLKNVKDDSTVPGYMKPTFTTKVSPGEKINKTTEDHYKFIDEETKMYTRSDSKYTSSIHNETDNTLRRSSSPTKTYTRSPSPSKKGPAKDSPRTSPTRNLNSPSRSSSPSKIPDNKISSPSHQKSPSIPSRSPSPQKIIMCSTKDSPKKISEHLERNYDTYDKSTSKENNITTTCTDTIDISTEQFSTFDRKRSPDNKGKEADKKPQTTSRSPSPNKRLAESPGKSPMRDKKFQTTTDFINTEKTTEEVNKSKLKDRPRQLITPSTSPTRKTKVVETAPSTGQSSPTTSVSGFIYFSSPRQENRTVTDLDSEDFTSLESTEVISQKTDYTNRSPSPSKIPCRSPSPEKKTTKESLPRKSSLKKPKDFGQMSPTEKPPTSFLVSPNEEIKNINFEDTPKSTDLPSKPKPPFERRETYDERCRKILGMMDVTQKETTEKITNVTQNKESPKHSPSVSPCRSPRNEKYTQDTVTTKTVVDNKTKASTTSSREGSPTQLKHITDTKPVTDKPKTIHSRETSPNKCLDYVTPVTKTKTPARETSPTKLQDINIGVKKNISEKVFKTSSREASPTKLKDIITVTKSKVNTDKVKNSRESSPIKLNDLNALSKKTIDNFEETVKSSEINKHDSGRTSKVEEKTITTKKKSTVDEEKDKAHINHKNNGTLSETEQAAFSDENTNVIQTTKGLEKYVITDLVDEGKCNLKSLTSSPLNNHAQIEPDFIKSTTYEVTGEKLNRPNKIESTSKLITSERQQEVMDKVQKSLRKLSPDRKDRSPSPSKISLKDYEDSESLTLTQKTTTSTSTTTENKDSIKDSKTSSKPSSRNTSPTKKSNTTSIPSRSVSPRKPLSPTERPQSPQIPKTTSYKPKDQNIGSYKPRDQNTGNKKTSPLSPLKDKTTTTEIKKNTNNLTKQATTIRTSTTKSAVNKVNTNLQSKHSEPSDVKRSPVNKSTIREIIKKESENKVTRTASDTVLKTKKPTPQRMKSKPEIHVNDIATSHKQTNVKQTKTTKEINTKLPSSKPKSATALNTSTDEDNDFTVDVQQAKSSRENSPDRICPTPINFAEDVGTPRFPDEVSEPDDEFQKRTYKTIHETESIVDDIVEICEDEELFSKNSKNVIEGDECLLSVNDKVSKFTTEIENVNKVKDTTSRHKEVDNVYKTVDKNLQEDECLLSVSQKVNKFAKGPNDIRSSKSPSRNITQEYDKHTTYQDDYTKLSVNDKANLFIETAESANAPKSKPTKKVERPDLSNVDETLKRDDCLLSVSDKVNKFVKTSEFLKETQEIEEKERRIQEQQEKIIKNIVENVDTLDTSKTDTTFFEQEKNIRPKANSTSHPTTTKPIEKTPKVVSLRSSDAVKKAKALFENIATSTTKTTDTIHNKTIKSTKIVNDNLVSPHKKPMEESVKTEEVDIEMNVVQNGELDKKVSEKLSNNTKPISDQTHLRPRSPVKSRPKSPCRQVPETITTTKTTITRITPVTSTPVKIEPKDEKPEKSHDKVPGYQRPTKTSQLKEEPKVVEEPEVSSRRGSGKFGVELRRTSTERCSVSSERRRSVEHHQPCIEDIFDLDLLEQMLEKVVGYEQRRRIRAQIRVARKESNQFNKTVTTHTVSKITKTRSPERRPGKSPDRQQRPAPQKTLSPERKIKPTATHKTLSPERSQKLKPEIRSPERPHKQKPETCETVKSHEETPKQNGDVREPIRTEKIVRPQSPSKASTKHVPSQSKSPVRPASPDKRRPASPTKQQPAPKQKSNKFNEYATAYMKKVGLDENKKISETKTRKAPMSEEISQKVETKKTVETKYTVTSKATRTSSKDVIEIVQVNGKRSPSPEKVEPVRKSPSPERKVDRTQPKPRSPERQTRPKMPDSKPAETTQTKKETIIKTVYDIEKKIPQKQAQEEKPSWVTNRNLKKISSETRTFSTKKIETEKQKYRAPSPSKVISKPIDVITSSYGPGPLDADGRPLFGIKALRNGASNYQVKGTVIRQEFHSRNGGEPEGTVSVTAYSTEPEDLERLLQTQGEKPSKVHGLAAITTTKKFGGETGTTYSEIATKEERAALDQFTHSDRRVTESRTCAITDSHHSDLQTREIQDRKDLTQRTQDRKDLTQKTRETDTKTMKPDNKTVKDTERKLQTESDRKIKIESVDRTERSEKRMEEKKTVRQSSVKSLTEKFIKNANETSKNERITYPKAGLILRTTVKDVSSTDDCNAGLTRSDSRCSVDSIEEVTTTTTEQTADGGVRTTTTTKRSGTHKHVTPCTQVSNSRTQVLNARTQVSNTRTQQDNNVQEKRTQERSFLDSTTKVTGVQDILTRMKNADIVIEEGDTNEDAEARALLNKFLGATVLMAGMQSYVTEPHGKVVIKQETVKSSGGKVTSSRRVEEIDIDQCWDERVLRELLDECTDYEQRRLLRARIRTVMAEQEACAHAVTEALAAAGESVETEEQTGEREEEEVTTVTSSVRRNSSEKTVSSSTTASSTTIKNSKVIESLSRPAPKPVSPFAKFRQLEKQNSTNSPSHICGYK; translated from the exons ATGTCCGAAGGCGACGTTTCGTTGATACGCGACGAAGACGTTTTACGTCGAATG TGGCAACAGACCGAGGACTTCTCCCGCAAGAAGGAGATCCGCACGCACATGTACAAGCTGCGCGAGGAGCGACTGCGCAACCTCTACTCGCCGGAGCCCAGCGCTGAAGGAAAAG GTTATGAATTTACATCGACTCAAGATCACGTCAAGTCGTTCGCCGACCAGAGCTTCCAATCCATCAAGAGCAAGGAGGTGCGCGACGCAGGCTCCCCGCCCAAGGAGTTTTCCTACCGCGGCCAAG ATCTGAAGGAGCTGTCCAACGCCGGCTGGAATGTCGAATCTGAAAGCAAGTCGACGAACGACGGTCACACGCACGTCAAGTCGACGAACGCTAACATCGAGGGGCGGTACGACGTCGACGGGGGCCACGGGCAGTTCGCCGCCGTGGACAAACACAAGCAGGCCGTCACCGAGTACGAGGACGGTAATACTAAACTGAAAAGAAACGAGAACTCCACCTGCTCGGCCGCTCACGAGCAGGTGGTGCGCCAGCTGGACGACGGGAGCCACTTCTCGTCTACGACAAGCTCCTCGTCGTCCAAGTCCAAATTCGAACAAGTTTCGAGCAAACAGGAGACAGTGCCATATCCAATCACCAACGATAACTATGAAATCACTTCTAAAAAGATCGACGATAACGCAAATGAAAGCAGAACCTATAAAAAGGAAAGAGTCGTCGAGACTTCGGATTACGATCAGAGAATAAAGACGGACTACGAGCAAGGCGACTTGCTTTCGAGAAAAGTGGAGTATCCCGACGAAAATACTAAAGTCATAGTTGAGACGAGGTCTCTTCCAGATGGAACGAGAGTGACCAGCACGCGAAGAGAGTTCTGTGGTCCTGTGGTACAAACTAGTCATTCTACGGCGTCTAACAGTGAGAGTAAATTTTCCTCGCACACGAGTTCGAATAAACATTATCACTCTAGTCAATCATCGTCGGAAATTCTTCGTGAGATCGGTGACAATAGAAACATAGTCGATTCTCAGAGAAACATCGATAAAATTGATTTCGATCGCAGACAGGATGATCACACTAGTATGAGACGCGAGAGTAGTGATCGAATGGAgtacaaaaatcaaaaaaataatgaaactcATCAGAAAGAAACCACAAAAATTTACCACGACGACCAGATATctgtaaaagaaaataaaaatatccaaaataaagtaaatgaacAGAATTTTTATAGTAAAAGCGAGGAGCACACTAACAAATTCACTCAAAGCAATACTAAAAATGATGTAGAAAATAAAACGACCACGCATAATTATGAAAAAACGTACGAAATAGACGATACACAAAGAAAAATAAGCAACGACTGGAGTCCAGCTCAACAAGCTTGGGCTAGCACTCTCCGTGCAGATACTCCAACAGGAACCTCAACAAGGGCTTCATCGCCCGGTGCCAAAACATTTAAGTCGAGCTCTTCATCGTTAAGAAGCAGTGTTAGTCCTGACAAAACATATCGGAAACCATCTAGTCGTGGTGGCAGTCCCAGTAAGATTGATAGACACTCACCCACACGCAACAGTTCTAATCATTTTTCAAGCACGCACTCAACTTACTCGGTTTCAGAAACTAATTCAAGTAGAAACACAAGCGTTGAACGAAACTTGCCAAGAACAAGATCTCCAAATAAACCAACTGTTGGCTCAGATAGTTACAGTAACCGTCCAAGGTCCAGTCAAAGCCCAGAGAAAGTTCCGCATTATAATGAAAACAAACGGAGTCCTAGTCTAGATAAAGAAACAAATACAAACAAAAGGCCTAATCAGAGCCCCGACCGTAATCTTTATTCACCTTTAAAAAACGTTAAAGATGATTCTACTGTTCCTGGATATATGAAACCTACTTTTACAACAAAAGTAAGCCCAGGAGAAAAAATCAACAAAACGACAGAAGATCATTACAAATTCATCGATGAAGAAACAAAGATGTATACTCGGTCTGATTCTAAGTACACTTCATCAATACATAATGAAACTGATAATACGTTGCGACGCTCGTCTAGTCCAACAAAGACATACACCAGAAGTCCATCACCAAGTAAAAAGGGGCCTGCAAAAGATTCTCCGAGAACTTCACCTACGCGAAACCTGAACTCTCCTAGCCGAAGTTCATCTCCATCTAAAATACCTGACAATAAGATTTCGTCACCATCACATCAGAAAAGTCCATCTATTCCTTCAAGGAGTCCAAGTcctcaaaaaattattatgtgtTCAACTAAAGATTCTCccaaaaaaatctcagaacattTGGAAAGAAATTATGACACATACGATAAATCTACTTCCAAAGAGAATAATATAACTACAACGTGTACTGATACTATAGACATTTCAACAGAACAATTCAGCACATTTGACAGAAAACGAAGTCCCGATAATAAGGGAAAAGAAGCCGATAAAAAACCACAAACAACGAGTAGGTCACCCTCACCAAACAAGCGACTTGCTGAGTCTCCAGGAAAATCTCCAATGAGAGACAAAAAATTCCAAACAACAACAGATTTTATAAATACAGAGAAAACAACAGAGGAAGTAAATAAGTCTAAATTAAAAGACCGCCCCAGGCAGTTGATTACGCCATCTACTAGTCccacaagaaaaacaaaagtTGTTGAGACGGCTCCTTCTACTGGACAAAGCTCACCAACTACATCAGTTAGCGGGTTTATTTATTTCAGTTCTCCACGACAGGAAAATAGAACTGTTACTGATCTGGACAGTGAAGATTTCACCTCTTTGGAAAGTACGGAAGTGATTTCACAAAAAACTGACTACACGAATCGTTCACCATCTCCATCAAAAATTCCTTGTAGATCTCCATCtccagaaaaaaaaactacaaaagaGAGTCTTCCAAGAAAAAGTTCTTTGAAAAAACCTAAAGATTTTGGGCAAATGTCACCAACAGAAAAACCACCGACCAGTTTTCTTGTATCACCAaacgaagaaattaaaaatattaacttcgaAGATACACCAAAATCCACTGACTTACCATCTAAGCCAAAACCACCATTTGAAAGACGAGAAACTTATGATGAAAGGTGTCGTAAAATTTTAGGTATGATGGACGTCACTCAAAAAGAGACTACtgaaaaaataacaaatgtAACTCAAAACAAAGAGTCGCCGAAACATTCACCTAGTGTGTCACCTTGTCGCAGTCCACGAAATGAAAAATACACTCAGGATACAGTGACGACTAAAACTGTCGTGGATAATAAAACAAAAGCCTCTACAACTTCTTCGAGAGAAGGTTCTCCAACGCAACTTAAACACATTACTGATACTAAACCGGTTACAGACAAACCGAAAACAATTCATTCAAGAGAAACATCCCCGAATAAATGTCTTGATTATGTAACTCCTGTTACAAAAACTAAAACTCCGGCTAGGGAAACATCACCAACTAAACTGCAAGATATAAATATcggagtaaaaaaaaatatttctgaaaagGTATTTAAAACTTCTTCAAGAGAAGCGTCTCCTACTAAGCTCAAAGACATAATAACTGTAACGAAAAGTAAAGTAAATACCGATAAAGTTAAAAATTCAAGAGAATCTTCGCCTATCAAACTCAATGACCTTAATGCTTTGTCCAAAAAGACAATTGACAATTTTGAAGAAACAGTTAAATcatctgaaataaataaacatgatTCTGGTAGAACTTCTAAAGTTGAAGAAAAGacaataactacaaaaaagaaAAGTACTGTTGACGAAGAAAAAGATAAAGCacatataaatcacaaaaataatGGAACATTGTCTGAAACAGAGCAAGCAGCCTTTTCCGACGAAAACACTAATGTTATCCAAACGACGAAGGGTTTAGAAAAATATGTGATTACTGATCTGGTGGACGAAGGTAAATGTAATCTTAAATCACTAACTTCATCGCCTTTAAACAATCACGCGCAAATTGAACCAGATTTCATTAAATCTACTACATATGAAGTAACTGGGGAAAAATTGAATAGACCTAATAAAATCGAAAGTACTTCCAAACTAATAACATCTGAACGACAACAAGAAGTTATGGATAAGGTACAAAAATCATTAAGAAAACTCTCTCCAGACCGAAAAGATAGATCTCCTAGTCCGTCCAAAATTTCATTGAAAGATTATGAGGATTCTGAAAGTCTTACTCTTACTCAAAAGACGACGACTTCAACTTCTACAACAACAGAAAATAAGGACTCAATTAAAGATAGTAAAACTTCCAGTAAACCATCATCTAGAAACACTTCGCCCACAAAGAAGAGTAACACAACATCAATACCTTCAAGAAGTGTATCGCCAAGGAAGCCTTTATCTCCAACAGAAAGACCACAGTCACCACAAATTCCTAAGACAACATCATATAAACCTAAAGATCAAAACATAGGATCATATAAACCTAGAGATCAAAACACGGGAAATAAGAAAACTTCTCCATTATCACCACTGAAAGATAAAACTACAACGacagaaataaagaaaaatacaaataaCCTTACCAAACAAGCTACCACGATTCGGACGTCTACTACAAAGAGTGcagtaaataaagttaatacgAACCTACAAAGTAAGCATTCAGAACCATCCGATGTAAAGCGGTCACCTGTAAACAAGAGTACTATAAGGGAAATAATTAAGAAAGAATCTGAAAATAAGGTGACTAGAACTGCTAGTGATACAGTATTAAAGACAAAAAAGCCCACACCGCAGAGAATGAAATCAAAACCAGAAATACATGTTAATGATATCGCCACTTCACATAAACAAACTAACGTTAAGCAAACGAAAACCACTAaggaaataaatacaaagttgCCGTCGAGTAAACCAAAATCAGCAACTGCACTTAATACGTCAACTGATGAAGATAATGATTTTACTGTTGATGTTCAACAAGCAAAATCATCACGAGAAAATTCTCCCGATCGTATATGTCCCACACCCATTAACTTCGCAGAAGATGTTGGTACACCCAGATTCCCGGACGAAGTCAGTGAGCCTGATGATGAATTCCAAAAAAGGACATACAAAACAATCCATGAAACTGAGTCAATAGTTGATGATATTGTTGAAATATGCGAAGACGAAGAGTTGTTctctaaaaatagtaaaaatgtcATTGAAGGAGATGAATGTCTTCTTAGTGTTAATGATAAAGTTTCTAAGTTTACAACAGAAATAGAAAATGTCAATAAAGTTAAAGACACAACCTCTCGTCATAAAGAAGTAGATAACGTTTATAAAACGGTTGATAAGAATTTACAAGAAGATGAGTGCTTGCTCTCTGTTTCACAGAAAGTTAATAAATTTGCAAAAGGGCCTAATGATATCAGAAGCAGTAAAAGTCCATCACGAAATATTACACAAGAATATGATAAACATACGACTTATCAAGATGACTACACTAAGCTCAGCGTTAACGACAAAGCTAATCTATTCATTGAAACTGCTGAAAGTGCTAATGCTCCAAAATCAAAACCTACCAAAAAAGTTGAACGTCCTGATCTCAGTAATGTTGATGAAACTTTAAAGCGCGATGATTGCTTGCTAAGTGTTTCAGATAAAGTAAACAAGTTTGTAAAAACGTCTGAATTCCTGAAAGAAACTCAAGAAATAGAAGAGAAAGAAAGACGAATTCAGGAGCAGCAAgagaaaatcattaaaaatatcgtAGAAAATGTAGATACACTAGACACTTCTAAGACCGACACTACATTTTTTgaacaagaaaaaaatattagaccAAAAGCAAACAGTACTTCACACCCTACTACTACTAAACCTATTGAAAAAACACCGAAGGTCGTAAGCCTGCGTAGTAGTGATGCTGTGAAAAAGGCAAAAgctttatttgaaaatattgcaACATCTACAACTAAAACTACGGATACGATTcataacaaaacaataaaatccaCAAAAATTGTTAATGATAATTTAGTATCACCTCATAAGAAACCCATGGAAGAATCTGTAAAAACTGAAGAAGTTGATATCGAAATGAACGTTGTGCAAAATGGTGAACTCGATAAAAAAGTAAGTGAAAAGTTGTCCAATAATACGAAACCGATTAGTGACCAAACTCATTTGAGGCCTCGTTCTCCCGTTAAGTCAAGACCAAAATCGCCTTGCCGCCAAGTACCGGAGACCATTACGACGACTAAAACTACGATCACCCGTATCACACCCGTCACATCCACGCCTGTCAAAATAGAGCCAAAAGATGAGAAACCTGAAAAATCTCACGACAAAGTGCCCGGCTACCAACGTCCCACAAAAACTAGCCAGTTAAAAGAAGAACCGAAGGTTGTAGAAGAACCAGAAGTGAGCAGTAGACGTGGCAGTGGAAAATTTGGCGTAGAACTAAGAAGGACTAGCACCGAAAGATGTTCTGTAAGCAGCGAACGACGCCGCAGTGTCGAACACCACCAGCCCTGCATTGAAGACATTTTCGATCTCGACCTCCTGGAACAAATG ttggaaaAGGTCGTAGGCTACGAGCAGAGGCGACGCATAAGAGCTCAAATAAGAGTGGCTAGGAAAGAATCAAACCAGTTTAATAAAACGGTAACTACACATACGGTCTCTAAGATTACTAAAACAAGATCACCAGAACGACGACCAGGTAAATCCCCTGACCGCCAGCAAAGACCAGCCCCACAGAAGACTTTATCACCTGAGCGTAAAATAAAGCCCACTGCAACGCACAAAACTCTGTCCCCGGAAAGATCGCAAAAACTGAAACCGGAAATACGATCCCCTGAAAGACCACACAAGCAAAAACCAGAGACATGTGAAACTGTAAAGTCTCACGAGGAAACCCCGAAACAAAATGGCGATGTCAGAGAGCCAATCAGAACTGAGAAAATTGTAAGACCACAGAGCCCCAGCAAGGCATCAACGAAACACGTACCGAGTCAGTCTAAAAGCCCGGTCCGACCGGCGAGTCCCGACAAAAGGCGGCCCGCATCCCCTACCAAACAACAACCGGCTCCCAAGCAAAAATCTAACAAATTCAACGAGTACGCCACTGCGTACATGAAGAAAGTCGGTCTAGACGAgaacaaaaaaatatcagaGACTAAGACTAGGAAGGCTCCAATGTCCGAAGAAATATCACAAAAAGTAGAAACCAAAAAGACCGTTGAGACTAAATACACAGTGACATCCAAGGCTACGAGAACTTCCTCCAAAGATGTGATCGAAATCGTGCAAGTCAACGGAAAGAGATCGCCGTCGCCCGAGAAGGTCGAACCGGTTCGCAAGTCACCGAGTCCGGAGCGCAAAGTCGACAGAACACAACCTAAGCCCCGCAGCCCGGAGCGACAGACACGACCAAAAATGCCCGACAGCAAGCCGGCCGAAACTACGCAAACTAAGAAGGAGACGATAATCAAAACCGTGTACGACATAGAGAAGAAGATTCCGCAGAAGCAAGCGCAAGAGGAGAAGCCGTCGTGGGTGACGAACAGGAATTTAAAGAAGATAAGCTCGGAGACGCGCACGTTCAGCACCAAGAAGATCGAGACTGAGAAACAGAAGTATCGAGCGCCGAGTCCGTCGAAGGTGATATCGAAGCCGATAGACGTCATAACATCCAGCTACGGTCCCGGACCGCTGGACGCTGATGGACGACCACTCTTCGGGATCAAGGCTTTGAGGAATGGAGCGAGTAATTATCAAG TGAAAGGAACCGTGATCAGACAAGAGTTTCACTCGCGCAACGGCGGCGAGCCTGAAGGGACGGTATCCGTGACCGCCTACTCCACGGAACCCGAGGATCTGGAGAGGCTGCTGCAGACCCAGGGCGAGAAGCCGTCGAAGGTGCACGGGCTAGCGGCCATCACCACCACCAAGAAGTTCGGCGGAGAGACCGGCACTACGTACTCGGAGATAGCGACC AAGGAGGAGCGGGCGGCGTTGGACCAGTTCACTCACAGTGACCGACGCGTCACCGAGAGCAGAACCTGCGCCATCACCGACAGCCATCACAGCGACCTTCAGACCAGGGAGATACAAGATAGGAAAGACCTGACACAAAGGACGCAGGACAGAAAAGACCTAACGCAAAAGACCAGAGAGACAGACACGAAGACAATGAAACCAGATAACAAAACGGTGAAAGACACAGAGAGAAAGTTACAGACTGAGAGCGACAGGAAAATCAAAATAGAGAGTGTGGACAGGACGGAGAGGTCAGAGAAACGAATGGAGGAGAAGAAAACCGTCAGGCAGAGTTCTGTTAAGTCTCTTACGGAGAAGTTCATTAAGAATGCAA ATGAAACGTCGAAAAACGAACGCATCACATACCCCAAGGCTGGTCTCATTCTCAGGACTACCGTCAAGGATGTCTCCTCCACTGACGACTGCAATGCtg GTCTAACGCGTTCGGACAGCCGGTGCAGTGTGGATTCCATCGAGGAAGTCACCACAACGACCACAGAACAAACGGCAGATGGCGGCGTGCGTACCACCACCACTACCAAACGCTCGGGCACGCACAAGCACGTGACACCGTGCACGCAGGTGTCGAACTCGCGTACGCAGGTGTTGAACGCGCGTACGCAGGTGTCGAACACTCGTACGCAGCAAGACAACAATGTGCAAGAGAAGCGCACGCAGGAGCGATCCTTCCTCGATAGTACAACCAAGGTCACCGGCGTACAAGACATCTTGACTAGGATGAAGAATGCTGATATCG TGATCGAGGAGGGTGACACGAACGAGGACGCGGAGGCGCGCGCGCTGCTCAACAAGTTCCTCGGCGCCACCGTGCTCATGGCCGGCATGCAAAGCTATGTCACCGAGCCGCACGGCAAAGTGGTCATCAAGCAG